The following are encoded in a window of uncultured Ilyobacter sp. genomic DNA:
- a CDS encoding IS630 family transposase, producing the protein MKILNPELLEKYIAVEKDSKIKIKLLCLNTICNGMKVVDAADTFKVPRRTIYDWYHYWNEDGYDGLVPTKQTGRPSKLTPREFEELKQILIEKQIFTTKDVKILIQEMFGVNYCFDHVARILKEKFKFHHKKPYILSSKRPVEAESILYQRLSEAIGILRKDPNFDIKKLAIGFLDESSSQNNPNTVRFWSSVNNPTIIKNTEKLKVSTIGFYAIVGNSTAKSIPDSKKKTLSEFLNEISDANMEYEYIIVILDNFKSHHSNMFLSKAKELNINAVYLPPYSPDLNPIEYIWKSVKRVLSEKNFESR; encoded by the coding sequence ATGAAAATTCTTAATCCAGAACTGTTAGAAAAATACATTGCAGTCGAAAAAGATTCTAAAATAAAAATTAAGTTGCTATGTTTAAATACTATTTGTAATGGAATGAAAGTCGTAGATGCTGCTGATACTTTTAAAGTCCCAAGACGAACCATCTATGATTGGTATCATTATTGGAACGAAGATGGATATGACGGTTTAGTCCCTACAAAACAAACAGGTAGGCCATCTAAACTGACTCCACGTGAATTTGAAGAATTAAAACAAATCTTGATAGAAAAACAAATTTTCACCACAAAAGATGTTAAAATTTTAATACAAGAAATGTTTGGAGTTAATTATTGTTTCGATCATGTCGCAAGAATTTTGAAAGAAAAATTCAAATTCCATCATAAGAAACCATATATTTTGTCAAGTAAAAGACCTGTCGAAGCAGAGAGTATTCTTTATCAAAGACTCAGTGAAGCAATAGGAATTCTTAGAAAAGATCCTAATTTTGACATTAAAAAGCTTGCTATAGGATTTTTAGATGAAAGCAGCTCTCAAAATAATCCAAATACTGTAAGGTTTTGGAGTTCTGTAAACAATCCAACAATAATTAAAAACACCGAGAAACTAAAAGTGAGTACAATAGGATTTTATGCTATTGTGGGTAACAGCACTGCAAAAAGCATACCAGATTCCAAGAAAAAAACATTAAGTGAATTTTTGAATGAAATCAGCGATGCAAATATGGAATATGAGTATATAATAGTAATTTTGGATAATTTCAAAAGTCACCATAGTAATATGTTTTTATCAAAAGCAAAAGAATTAAATATTAATGCGGTATATTTACCGCCATATTCTCCAGACTTAAACCCTATAGAATACATCTGGAAAAGTGTAAAAAGAGTATTATCTGAAAAAAATTTTGAGTCTAGATAG